ttctttcgtTCTTCTTCTAACGCTTCAAatttcttcattatcttcatcttcatttcttTTTTCCTGAGATCTATAATTTTGAGCTTAGCTTTTACAGATTTGAGGAAGCAGAGATTAGATTTTGTAGAGGaatttagagagagagagagagagagatgaaaAAAAGGAATTTAAAGAAGAAACAGGGGAATCATTATTTCTTGTTGTGAGAGTATATAAATGAAGAAAACGGACAACGGAGGAAAAATGTGAACAAGATCGAATCCTCGCATAAGTATCGAATCTTTATGGCAACACACAATTCTTTGCTGTAAATGTGTGCATCAAGTTCGATACTACAGAATCTACGTGTGGCTATACTAGCTGTTAGATGGAGTATAAAGGCACCCAGAGAAGTATGATGCAATCAACTTTGAACATGCATACGGAGAAGTAAATTTTACAGCTGATGATTTGGCCACGAGGATATGTGATTTGCATTCGGATTACAAAACTTCATTGTAAATATATAGATAATTTTTCGTTGTAGTCAGAGAATAAGTTTCTAGAACTGTTTGTCTTGTTTACTACACCTTGTAACGCTGTATTAAATAGAGAATCTGTATAGGATTACGATCTTGGAACAAGTCTTAAATGATAATTATGTGTGTAAGACGGTGCACCATTTGAACCAAATTAGGGTTACAGGAATATCCTCAAACCTTGTAATCTCCGAGAGCCAGAAAATTATAGCTTGTCTAATTATCAGGCACAATTCATCCACCCAGAACCGCGCCTGAGCCAAATTTATCAAGACTTTGTCTTGGGCAGCACGGCATTTTAGGATAACAAGTTAGGTATTTTGTAAAAGGTCTTCGACCTTTTTAAATGAAAAGATCTTTTCCATATCGGCATCTCTTTCTTATTTGGAAATAGTTGTGATTATCTCAATAATCCTAAATTTTGATTTAGTGTTGCTATTTTCCTCTCCTTATATGTTTTGGTTATCTACTTTGCAAATCTGCATCATATCTTATTTGTTTTCTGATTCAGTTGCGAGATTTTGAAGCATTGAGCGTTTAAATGaggtttttttattatttgggtTCAATATAAGGCATTTCTCGTACAATGCATTTGATGTTTCAAATGGATTTAGAAtctgttgatgggtgaaaacgattcactggtttttgaagaaaaatggagggACGAACGATTCCTCGAGTGATCAAATTGCTTAaaccttttgcaaacagatgcactgcaggggagtgctttgagttcaagagatcaatctgtaagactctggcctaaaccaagacaatggtatTTCCATAGTCAATTAGGACACAAAGAGGGATGAAGGTCGATCTGCATGAGGGAAGctaagaagtgtgtgagatcagtgatgatcaaggattgtggatgtgttgtagaCTTTGTAAgttttgtgaactgttgagtccgaataagataagttctgattgattgaattctgctCTGTTGAGAGTTGTTGTTCATATGAGAATTCTTCCtctttcaatcgtggattcagaaacttatttatattgcaagaatagtagacacgttgatcccagtaagtgtgacggttgctggagtgaaagagtgggaaagtgggaaatcgtggataAACCAGTTCCACGTGCGTGGAAGAATTCGTTGATTGTCCATCAACTACTTtcctaactccctcaactgcttgcacgacttactcatatttctcatcgtgggtgtacacacctgtcgtaggcctccagaccaaaaccttagtgaatatccccccatgtgacatgattgatgtctcatgaatgtggagtctgcaacgCATACGTGTATTTAATTGGTCGATTGTTGACCTAACTAGACCATGAGTCTTAGTCTTGACGAGTCAAGCATGATTGACGAGTGCATGCTTTATGATTCATGGAATGAGCATGTCTGCTGGGATAGATACATAGACGTTGAGTCTTGATAAactgtgatatatcattttaccagttgaAGTAATAATGGTGTTCATGATTTGGATAGACAAACATCGGTCtaatgagattgctcgatcatggaCCTATTGATAGAAAATGTTGTTGGGCATTCGATTTGTCATGAATTACCGGATGACAAAGCGATGTTATAATGGTCGACTGacaaaccaaaatttggttgataAACCAATGAAATATGATAGTTGGATCGGTGTggaattctcgaatgttgatagttgaatcaggATGAGGAATACTGTTAgtcgaatattgatagctgaatcaacatgagaaatattGCTCGGCCGGGAAATTAAATATTGATCGTTAAATCAATactgctagtctgagcaaatattgctcgattaatgaattattggtagcgcggccaaataaaatattaattaaaaatactggtagctggaccgaatattctATAACTAAATAAGATGTTGTTGTTGGATCAATAAAagattattggtgtttgaacttgttcggaattatgatttgcagagtatttggtttgaaaatctaattttttGATTGATTATTGATTAATGGATGATgtactgaaaatcaaccaatgaGTGAGAGAGTGAAAATCCACCATTAACATGATCTATAGACCTTGTAATTGTGGTTATGATGAATTTGTGAAGGCTTGGTTTCATGTTAATgtattgatatatttttttcactGGAAGCAATTGCTGCTTCAAGTACTTTGGTGACAGTTTGGTAAACTGAGAATTTGTGACATTTTAGTAAACTGAGAATTTTATTCTGGAGTCATTTTTGACACAAATACTAGCTAATGGAAATGCACAACCAAtgaaacaacatttgaaaatttaCCTCGGGTCAACAAAATCTGAGAATTCCCCGCATCCACCTTCTTTGTCTACCTCGGAAGGGTTCTAGAATTCCCCTCCTTCCAAAGGTTCCCTAACACTGCTACATACAGCACCTCCCGTTTGTAATTaacttttaattttgtttttcttctaatACACTTGTGggacaaaaaaaaagatgattacatgatttttgatattacATTTACGTACGTGTATGGTTAGCAACCCTATCCCATCGAGAGTTTGATGTCCAGATGTTCAGGATAGAGTTTGTTGTCTGAATTTTGCGTATAGGAATGTTGAATATCCGGAAATAAGATTCGGTTGGTTGAATGTGTGGGCTGGCGGTGTCGTCGTCCGTAAGGAAGATAAGACCAAAGAACAATTTCTTGAATTTTCATACCGTCCTCCTTAGGGAGTAAAAAATTAGGTCACATTCATTTTGAATTTTATACCCTACGATACAACACCAAACGTGAATCTCGAGGATGATGTTAGGATAACATTGagagatgcgagaatcatgcgATTGTTAAGGATGAGAATCTTCTTAGCGTACACACTACCTCACGCCGCGTATCCTGTATCGGGTAGTCGCTAGATATTTAAAATTATTAGGTGAAGGAGGAAAAGGCTAATTGGCTCTTCACGGTCCGCAAGAGTCACTCACTGCCACGGTGACACCTGGTCCACCAGAAGTGACCCCTAATAAAAACAAAGCTACCTAGATTCATTGTCCTCAGTTTTGTACCATGCTCCCCCACAGACTACGAAATTTGCGTCACGATTTTTAGAGGTTTGAATCAGCTCATACATCTGACTCAGAGTTATTTAAGTCAGATGTAAAGAGTCCGACCTAATAAGTAAGATCTGAAATGAGTCAGTTTGTTTTTTCTGAAAGCGAAATGAGTAAGTTGAGTCAGAAGAAAACatataccacaaaaaaaaaaagccatGTTCCTTCCTGTATTTGCTGTATTATTATGGGCTCTGTTAAAACAGCATAAGCAAAGCTTTAATATCCCACATTTTCCAATGAAAAAACTGTCTCAGGATAATGTAAACACTGAAATTTTGAGAAGTGGGGATTAAGGGAAGGTCTGCTAAGAATAATCAAAAAACTTCTCCCTGATGAGCTCTCAGAGTTGACCATACGACAAAAACCTCAATTTAAGCATGGGAGTTGGGGGGTAATTTCAGTACTCCTTTCTATACGGGAGATGAAAAACTGAACTGCACGCCCGTCTTACCATGGTCGTGCTCAAGTTGTTTCAGTATGTAACAGTAGTTAACCTGCAAGACGAAACAGTAGTTAGAGTTTGTCGTGCAGAACTCACCAGATGAGTGTGAAAGAAAAAGTGAGATAGATACCTCTACGCGTAACAGCTTGGTGGGGATAATGACCCCAACACCTGCAGAGCTCCGGAATGAATCCTTGAATTTCTGAAATGAGAGATTTTTATACTCGTTCTCTGTAAGTTTATTGAGACTTCCAGTACAAGCAAAAATATGACCATGGATTCCAGCATCTCTGAACAACTTCAATGGGAGATCAAAAGAAAGGTCTGCAAAAGCAGTAACGGCAAGGTCGCCACCAACGATATCCCTCCCTGGAACATCAGTCGTACTTTCACCTTCAGGTTTCTCAACAATTACCCTTCTCTGCTCAGAAGGACCCAAACCCCTTGTCCTGAACCCCAACAATGTTGTCGTCCCCGCCAAAGTGCTCACTGGAGAAGTATGGCCACCCATGTAATATCTATCAGGTAAAGGTGAAGCCATGTTTCTAAACCCACTTCCCCATGGAAATATAAGACCAGCAGAAACTCCTAAGTTGAGTGCTGATTTACAGAAGCCCAGAGGAATAGCATAACGAAAATCAAAGTCCTGATGAGAACAGAAGATATTCATTTAGTGTTGGTTCTATATTGGAACCAAATACACGAAAAAACCAGGGTGTGTGTGCATAATTGCCTAACTAGATTATGCTGAATCATATCAAGTCTAATCTAGGTCACCTGCTAATGTTCCACTAGATGTTAGCACGTGCTCTTGAATATAGGAGCGCATCACGGTGGACATTTGGCACTATAACCATGGGTAATATGTCTCACATGCCGTGATCTGGCAAACACTAATAGACATGCCTAGTCTAGGTCGCCAGCTAATGTTCCACCAGATATTAGCAAGTGCTCCTAAGTAACAAGAGTGCACCACGGTGGAAATTTGGCACTATAACTATAGGTAATATGTCTCACATGTCGCAATCTGGTAAACACTAATAAGGAGTAATATGAAAGAATTCAAGAGGTAAAATGAAACTATTATTAAGTTCAACatgttatttcaagtttaaaGATACTTATCAGCAGAAATGATAGATCATCTGGTTTAGCATCCTATATCTCAGTCTCTCATGATAATGCAACACATGTAGGAAGTACAAAGCTTAAATTCAAGCGACTAAATAAACGACATATCAAATATGTGTAAAGAACCCATTTTTACCTGGCGCAAAAATCGCAAGCTTCGACTATCAGGTGAAAGGCCACCAATATGAGAAGTTGAAGCGAAAGCATATCCTCGAGTCGGCCTAAGAGGCGAATCTCGCATGTCAATTTTAAATGTATACTTCAGAGCTGAAAGTAGACTATGTCCAAGTTGTCCCCTGATTGCTTTCGAACACATTTGAGTTGGATCTGTTAAATTACGCCATGTAAGGTTGTAAGCCAAGTTGTGGTTCCTTGTCGAAATTAATCCCAATGATATACCCATCATTCTCTCTTTGTAAGATGAGAACTTCAACCAATCTTGGGAAAGTAGCATCGCACGAGCTGTTACAGGGTTCTTTAGACCTCTAAATCTAGGCAAAGCAATTCCAGCACTTATCTCTGATGCCTGATCCCAACCATATGCAACAGACCCATCCCAAATATCAGCATACCCAAGTAAATTCTTCAACTTGAGTGATCCTTCAAGTGACCAAGATCTAGCCTACAACAACAGGAACATTTTAAAACCATATGATGGAAAACAATGTAAGTTCACAATACTTCACTACTCGAACTAGAATAATTTAAAAGGATGATTGAGGTCATTTAAGAATGAGCTCTAGAACATGAAATCAACAACAAGATGCTGAACGATTAAAGTAGTTAGAAAGTAAAAATACTACAGATGTAATCATTGGTCATATAATGCAGAACTACTCAGGTCAGAAAGTGGAAGTTATCAGCCAATCCATAAACAGGATGCAAAAACTGAATATCATTTCAGCAGGCAAAATGGCTTGACTGATGGCCTGATAACCCTTGAGTGCAGAGGCCATTAATGAGAATACGAAGACAGAAACagccaaagaatttgaaatgggGACTCACATATTATATCAACATCCAAAAACGATTTTAGCAGGCAATCAAAGGGATACACAAGACACCACATGCGTTAAGTCCAAATTGCATGTGCTTGTTAACCACAATGTTTAATATCCAACTTGTTCGTAACGACTAGTCTAACTTGTAACTTGTTACTAACCACAATGTTTTTCGACGTCTTGAAATTAACAAGTAATGGAAAAGATCAAACCGAATATCAACTTCAAAATTTTCAGTCCACTTACTAAGAAAGCTGTTATTAGTTATTACCATGTACTCAAGGGACATGATTCTTTTAGCACACTTTAACGGCGTTGAATGGACCACAGAATTAGCGAGATAATGACACCTGTAATTCTATTTGCTCATCTCCTAAGCGTTTTTGCATACTTAAACATTTGATTGGAAGAGAATTTATAGCTATACAGAACACTTGATTGAATTCATGCATCTCAGGTGTATATACAATACTGAATCCATTCATTCTGTCACCAGGGGACATTTTTCAGACCACAGAGCAACAATTAAACAAAATCGAGGACTAAAATAATAGAGGAGAATGACTTAAAGCATTTAAAAGTGAGATCGAACACATAAACTTGCCACATTAGGCCAACTAGGTCACGAACTTAACAAACACAAGTTTTGTGGTCTATTATGTTGCTATAGAAATTACCACATAATCAGTGAGATATAGACACTGGAACTTTCAATTCTACTTGCTCATCTCCTAAGTGTTTTTGTATACTTGTAGACATTTCTCATTGGCGAAGAACAATGGCTATACAGAACACTTTTTTATGCATTTCAGGTGTACTGACAAAGCTGAAACCATAAGCTAAGACAAAGAAGGGgaaaaaacacaaagaaacacTGTCAATCTAAATATATAATACCAAAAGCAGTTAAATACTACAAATGCACTTATGTATTCTCTTTTGAGAACATGAGAAATCTTAATTTCAAAGAGTTCAGAGAATGCTCAAATTTTCCAGCAAGTAATCACACTTTCCATCACTGGTGTATATTCCAATTTGGGTTAGCAACTTAAAAGTCTTACGCCCTGTACACGTTTCCTTTCGAGATAATAACACTCCAAACTTTTCTAATTCTATTTGTTCGTCTCCTAAGTGTTTATGTATACTTCTTCAGGCGTATATGCAAAGCTGAATCCATGTCCTAAGTACCATTATTTGGACAATGCAAATTGATGTAAACATGTAGCAACTACTACCTAGCACATTTTGCACTGAAGAACATAATCAGTAATCCAATTCAGAACCAATACACAACAATCATTAtgaaaaaccctagaattttaacTTGAATAACAAGAAAACCTAAAATCAATCAAAAGAttaacaatcaaaaaaaaaaaccctagaatttaTAAAAGTGATTACCTCAGGTTTAGTATAGATGCCCAAATCACCAGTAAGTGGATTCTTAGTCTCAACAACACTGATAACAACATTAGTAGTACCAGGAAGCTCAGAAGGACCAGCATCTAAAGTAATATCCACAGATTCAAATATCTCAAGATTACGAAGACGAGCATTAGCAATACCAGCAGCTTGTATCAATCCTTGCATAGAATTTGCCTTTTTCAAAATCTCTTCAATCTCAGCTTCAATTACTGAATCTTTAGTTTTTGTATTTCCTTTAATAATCAAATCATGAACTCTTAAACTTACTTTTTCTTTCTGTAATCTATTCACTAATGCACTCAAGTTATCTCTTTCAGCTCGTAGTCTTGATTCTTTACTCATTGGTTtcacctcctcttcttcttcttcctcgtaatcttcatcttcttcgattTCGATTTCGTTTTCGCCATTGATTGATtcgtttagggttttagggttttgattttgttgttcaTTTTCTTCAGCTGAAGTCGCCATTGTTAGACGGTGATGATAATTCGCAGAGGAATCTGATTTGGAGAGATTTTATAAAGCGGATTATATGGGCCTAGTTTTAAGAGATTCGAGCCCATCTGGTTAACTTGAGAGAAGGGATTGCAAAAGGAGTCATGGACTCATGTGCCCTGCGAAAACTCGGAGCACTACCCAAAATTTTGGGATAATAAGGTGAATTAGTTTAATGCATTTTAGAGAATTTGGCTTATTTTTATGGACTCTTGCAAATGATCGAATTTCAGATGTACTAGCTAAGCAATTGCGAAATTGATGGGATCATCAGATACTAACACACGTTAGTAGAGATATTTAGAGACTTTTTATGCaagagattttggatgatttttcGTGAATTTGGAGATTTTGAGAGACTTTCCGAATGATTTTCAAGGAATTATGGTGATTCATTGAGACAATAAAACATACTCATATGAATTTCAGCTTACACATATGAGACAaacaatatatttatttatttcacaaaatgaatataagaatatttcaatgtaAATGTATTAGTCCATGCATGGCTAATATAAATTGTACTAATCATTTTGCCAATAAATTAAAAACGAGACGAAAATTAAGGGATTTGAATCTCTAGTAAACTTATTGGGTTTTGGaagacaacaattttttttcttcattttttacgaatttaattATAGCTTATCTGATTATTGTTTTTAATATTTGAATTTAATccttaaagaaaagagaaaaaacaaaatctctcaaactactcAGGAGAGACTTTTTTTTAGCCATTTATGGCATGTTTTGTAAAAAAATGTCTCTACAAGTCTCTCATAACCATAAGTCATTGttttcaaattccaaatccaaTAACAGAGAATTATGAAGATTTTTAGAAAGTTACGATCGAATAATATAGATTGTTTGAGATTTTGAAATACTTTTTATTGACTAACAAGAGATTTTAGAAGTCTCTAAAATTCTTCAATACCTCCACAAATCTCAATTGACTAACCCCATGTAATAGTATGTTTGGATAGTACAAAAATAATCAATCTCAAAAGTCAGAAATAAAAACTTCTAGAAGCAATAATCATAAATTTCCTTCGCCAAAAGTAATTTTTTTACTTCTAGAAGCAATTATGAATCTGTGTTGCCAAActaatttatgattttttttgtttgtttctgaGATTGCCTTCCCTAGTATAAGGAAGTATtaaaaacttgactaaaaaaaCATTCAGTCACATTTTTGACATTAGGTTTGCGAACCTAATGTTTCAAAAGTGTgaaatatttctctctcttatatccaaaatcaaattttagccacattttttgaaatattgTAACTGAAAACTTCTTCGTACAACAGAGTTAAGTGATTCTTGCCTTTTTGATTTCGTCTTCTCATTCTCTACAAAATGGAGATCTTTTCAAGGTCAATGGTCATTCTTACTAAAGTCTAAGGCTTGATTCTTCAAAGATGCATATACAAGAAACCTATATTAACCCCCATATGTATAATCTATATAGTGTGCACTTTGCTCCAATAGATAGAAAGACATAATAAAGAGTCTAAAAGGAAAGACCAGTTTTGTAACTAACCTCGATGAAGCTCTTCAAATTGTAGTCTTCGTGTAAtctttaattcttgaatcttcatAAGTAATTTGGAAAACCTTAAGACTCTACTAGCTATGCCAATCTAAATTAACGAAGCTGATTTTAATATGTTAAATCTAAAAAtagttttggaaacaaaattgacataccaaacCATAGGTTCAACCGAACGTTTGCTCAAACAAGTATGTCATCTACTTTTCCTGATGATTACTTGATTTTCTGTGATGCATATTCAAAAACTAGTCAAAATTTAGTAACCTTATATTCTATCTCTTTGGTCGTTGTTGACGTATCCGCGACCCTTGTAGCAACGAACCGCACGATCAATGTCTCCCGAATAAATAATGACAGTAAGAAAAATATAGGAAGAGCTTCATTCCAAGTGTAGTAAGTTGTAGACATTGCAAAATGCGAAAAATCCTAATTGCGAAGATGCCAAAACAATGTTGCTAAAACAAAACCTAACTGCACCCAATCTGATACCAATTACAAGGTTAGGTATTcactatttttaaaaaaaaatcatttcagTCCATGGCGGTTAACCTTGTATGTTCGCTTGTACATGCAAAATTGACATCATTATTTGGTTACACCAGAGACTAATTTCCCTTTGTAAATACGAAATTGAAACATGTAAAATTCGCATCATGTAAGATCTCATAAAGTTCACAAAATTGAAACACAAAATTTACGAAATTGAAACACAAAGATATGCAATTAAAAATATCTCATGAGCTTTGAACAA
The nucleotide sequence above comes from Papaver somniferum cultivar HN1 unplaced genomic scaffold, ASM357369v1 unplaced-scaffold_115, whole genome shotgun sequence. Encoded proteins:
- the LOC113329241 gene encoding SAM50-like protein SPAC17C9.06, whose amino-acid sequence is MATSAEENEQQNQNPKTLNESINGENEIEIEEDEDYEEEEEEEVKPMSKESRLRAERDNLSALVNRLQKEKVSLRVHDLIIKGNTKTKDSVIEAEIEEILKKANSMQGLIQAAGIANARLRNLEIFESVDITLDAGPSELPGTTNVVISVVETKNPLTGDLGIYTKPEARSWSLEGSLKLKNLLGYADIWDGSVAYGWDQASEISAGIALPRFRGLKNPVTARAMLLSQDWLKFSSYKERMMGISLGLISTRNHNLAYNLTWRNLTDPTQMCSKAIRGQLGHSLLSALKYTFKIDMRDSPLRPTRGYAFASTSHIGGLSPDSRSLRFLRQDFDFRYAIPLGFCKSALNLGVSAGLIFPWGSGFRNMASPLPDRYYMGGHTSPVSTLAGTTTLLGFRTRGLGPSEQRRVIVEKPEGESTTDVPGRDIVGGDLAVTAFADLSFDLPLKLFRDAGIHGHIFACTGSLNKLTENEYKNLSFQKFKDSFRSSAGVGVIIPTKLLRVEVNYCYILKQLEHDHGKTGVQFSFSSPV